The Montipora foliosa isolate CH-2021 chromosome 14, ASM3666993v2, whole genome shotgun sequence genome window below encodes:
- the LOC137985410 gene encoding uncharacterized protein — protein sequence MAAAAKRQIRMFINEDSLEESVTGELPKIFGISQLNNFRFTGGKLTAWRAYAVGRGKLLELTTTPDRSYKWWVGSFSNGDFKELAKPQSKGKAEEGPTEEAMPRGQEGGAFPCPQDGCVRLFQRLSNLERHLSFEKCTKSLERLSLMDLSKTEYASLLYEGAVAMPALLPTSTFTAVTPVPQEGWALKQTKKAYRFNEKQRSYLEAKFSIGQVTGRKLDAEIVAKEMKHALGSDGRRLFKSSEFLTVQQITSYFSRLSAKVRQQVVTTEEDICAAAEEANFHKAREDILLAMNLEHPIVFDQYNICDLVRDNRLKNLKLGLLQMLCEKFNLQGSVTDRRKKASYIDALADLVSGCSCNH from the exons ATGGCAGCAGCCGCAAAGAGACAAATCCGGATGTTTATCAATGAAG ATTCTCTTGAAGAATCCGTGACTGGAGAGCTTCCTAAAATATTTGGGATAAGCCAGCTGAACAATTTCCGCTTCACTGGCGGAAAGCTCACCGCTTGGAGGGCGTATGCTGTAGGAAGGGGAAAGCTGCTGGAGTTAACAACAACTCCAG ATCGAAGCTACAAATGGTGGGTAGGATCATTTTCTAATGGGGATTTCAAAGAACTCGCCAAGCCACAAAGCAAAGGAAAGGCTGAGGAGGGACCAACTGAAGAGGCTATGCCGAGAGGACAGGAAGGAGGTGCCTTTCCCTGCCCACAAGATGGATGCGTCAGGTTGTTTCAAAGATTATCAAACCTTGAACGACACctgtcatttgagaaatgtaCAAAGTCACTAGAAAGACTTTCTCTGATGGACCTGTCGAAAACAGAGTACGCATCTCTCCTTTATGAAGGCGCAGTAGCCATGCCAGCCTTGCTGCCAACATCAACCTTCACGGCTGTCACACCTGTACCACAAGAGGGTTGGGCTTTAAAGCAAACTAAAAAAGCTTACCGTTTCAATGAAAAGCAAAGAAGCTACCTTGAGGCAAAATTCAGCATTGGCCAAGTAACAGGTAGAAAACTCGATGCAGAAATCGTTGCTAAGGAGATGAAGCACGCATTGGGCTCTGACGGGAGACGACTTTTCAAGTCGTCAGAATTCCTGACAGTACAACAGATCACGTCCTATTTTTCCAGGCTGTCAGCAAAGGTTCGCCAACAAGTAGTAACTACTGAAGAGGATATTTGTGCCGCGGCGGAGGAGGCAAACTTTCACAAGGCAAGAGAAGATATTCTTCTAGCTATGAACTTGGAACACCCCATTGTATTTGATCAATACAACATCTGTGATTTGGTTCGTGACAACAGGTTGAAGAACCTCAAATTAGGATTACTCCAGATGTTATGCGAGAAATTTAACCTGCAAGGCTCCGTCACAGACCGCAGGAAGAAAGCTTCATACATAGATGCCCTGGCTGATCTTGTCAGTGGCTGTTCCTGTAATCACTAA